The following are encoded together in the Balaenoptera acutorostrata chromosome 9, mBalAcu1.1, whole genome shotgun sequence genome:
- the NUDT8 gene encoding mitochondrial coenzyme A diphosphatase NUDT8 isoform X2, whose product MLPDCLSAEGERRCRRLLAGATARLRARPAAAAVLVPLCSVRGVPALLYTLRSSRLAGRHKGDVSFPGGKCDPADRDVVHTALRETREEVGLVVPEEHVWGVLRPVHDQQKATVVPVLAGVGPLDPQSLRPNPDEEQNQGYTHFCHGGHFRYTLPVFLHGPHRIWGLTAVITEFTLQLLAPGIYQPCLASPELPRG is encoded by the exons ATGCTGCCCGACTGCCTGTCGGCGGAGGGCGAGCGGCGCTGCCGGCGGTTGCTGGCGGGGGCCACGGCCCGGCTCCGCGCGCGACCTGCTGCGGCCGCGGTTCTCGTGCCGCTGTGCTCGGTGCGCGGGGTCCCGGCGCTGCTCTACACGCTGCGGTCCAGCCGCCTGGCCGGGAGGCACAAGGGTGACGTAAG TTTCCCAGGTGGCAAGTGTGACCCCGCTGACCGGGACGTGGTGCACACGGCCCTGAGGGAGACCCGTGAGGAGGTGGGCCTGGTTGTGCCTGAGGAGCACGTGTGGGGTGTCCTGAGGCCCGTGCACGACCAG cAAAAGGCCACTGTGGTGCCGGTGCTGGCCGGCGTGGGCCCACTGGAtccccagagcctcaggcccaaCCCCGATGAG GAACAGAACCAGGGCTATACCCACTTCTGCCATGGTGGCCACTTCCGCTACACACTGCCTGTCTTCCTGCATGGGCCACACCGGATCTGGGGGCTCACGGCCGTCATCACTGAGTTCACCCTGCAGCTGCTGGCACCTGGCATCTACCAGCCCTGCCTGGCCAGCCCTGAACTGCCCAGGGGCTGA
- the NUDT8 gene encoding mitochondrial coenzyme A diphosphatase NUDT8 isoform X1: MLPDCLSAEGERRCRRLLAGATARLRARPAAAAVLVPLCSVRGVPALLYTLRSSRLAGRHKGDVSFPGGKCDPADRDVVHTALRETREEVGLVVPEEHVWGVLRPVHDQQKATVVPVLAGVGPLDPQSLRPNPDEVDEVFALPLAHLLQEQNQGYTHFCHGGHFRYTLPVFLHGPHRIWGLTAVITEFTLQLLAPGIYQPCLASPELPRG; this comes from the exons ATGCTGCCCGACTGCCTGTCGGCGGAGGGCGAGCGGCGCTGCCGGCGGTTGCTGGCGGGGGCCACGGCCCGGCTCCGCGCGCGACCTGCTGCGGCCGCGGTTCTCGTGCCGCTGTGCTCGGTGCGCGGGGTCCCGGCGCTGCTCTACACGCTGCGGTCCAGCCGCCTGGCCGGGAGGCACAAGGGTGACGTAAG TTTCCCAGGTGGCAAGTGTGACCCCGCTGACCGGGACGTGGTGCACACGGCCCTGAGGGAGACCCGTGAGGAGGTGGGCCTGGTTGTGCCTGAGGAGCACGTGTGGGGTGTCCTGAGGCCCGTGCACGACCAG cAAAAGGCCACTGTGGTGCCGGTGCTGGCCGGCGTGGGCCCACTGGAtccccagagcctcaggcccaaCCCCGATGAG GTGGATGAAGTGTTTGCACTGCCCCTGGCCCATCTGCTGCAGGAACAGAACCAGGGCTATACCCACTTCTGCCATGGTGGCCACTTCCGCTACACACTGCCTGTCTTCCTGCATGGGCCACACCGGATCTGGGGGCTCACGGCCGTCATCACTGAGTTCACCCTGCAGCTGCTGGCACCTGGCATCTACCAGCCCTGCCTGGCCAGCCCTGAACTGCCCAGGGGCTGA
- the NUDT8 gene encoding mitochondrial coenzyme A diphosphatase NUDT8 isoform X3 yields the protein MLPDCLSAEGERRCRRLLAGATARLRARPAAAAVLVPLCSVRGVPALLYTLRSSRLAGRHKGDVSFPGGKCDPADRDVVHTALRETREEVGLVVPEEHVWGVLRPVHDQVDEVFALPLAHLLQEQNQGYTHFCHGGHFRYTLPVFLHGPHRIWGLTAVITEFTLQLLAPGIYQPCLASPELPRG from the exons ATGCTGCCCGACTGCCTGTCGGCGGAGGGCGAGCGGCGCTGCCGGCGGTTGCTGGCGGGGGCCACGGCCCGGCTCCGCGCGCGACCTGCTGCGGCCGCGGTTCTCGTGCCGCTGTGCTCGGTGCGCGGGGTCCCGGCGCTGCTCTACACGCTGCGGTCCAGCCGCCTGGCCGGGAGGCACAAGGGTGACGTAAG TTTCCCAGGTGGCAAGTGTGACCCCGCTGACCGGGACGTGGTGCACACGGCCCTGAGGGAGACCCGTGAGGAGGTGGGCCTGGTTGTGCCTGAGGAGCACGTGTGGGGTGTCCTGAGGCCCGTGCACGACCAG GTGGATGAAGTGTTTGCACTGCCCCTGGCCCATCTGCTGCAGGAACAGAACCAGGGCTATACCCACTTCTGCCATGGTGGCCACTTCCGCTACACACTGCCTGTCTTCCTGCATGGGCCACACCGGATCTGGGGGCTCACGGCCGTCATCACTGAGTTCACCCTGCAGCTGCTGGCACCTGGCATCTACCAGCCCTGCCTGGCCAGCCCTGAACTGCCCAGGGGCTGA